The Streptomyces sp. NBC_00162 genome window below encodes:
- a CDS encoding DUF4232 domain-containing protein: MADDLSSALRELADSAGRPAPTTGAEVRRRAASRRRRRHTAVAGGTAVVAAALVFGLTMALGGPESHRRPAPPVASPTVPSPTAPSPTAPSPTAPTAVVACAEGDLAFSATNEDEEGKSVRHLLLTVTNTGNKRCNVYHYPYLKFAYAREAFAVIKDSEDAPATLAPGEKAYAALLANGGGMDTYDTNTIPLSLQGPDLGSKVSEPNNLDLPGRVAFDDGARVTYWTTAPGLALRFIMSS; the protein is encoded by the coding sequence GTGGCTGATGACCTCTCCTCCGCCCTGCGCGAGCTGGCCGACAGCGCTGGCAGGCCCGCCCCCACGACGGGGGCGGAAGTACGCCGCCGGGCCGCCTCCCGTCGGCGCCGCCGACACACGGCCGTCGCGGGCGGCACCGCCGTAGTGGCCGCAGCCCTCGTGTTCGGCCTGACCATGGCCCTCGGCGGCCCGGAGTCCCATCGGCGCCCGGCCCCGCCCGTCGCCTCCCCCACTGTGCCGTCCCCGACTGCGCCGTCTCCCACTGCGCCGTCCCCCACTGCGCCCACCGCCGTTGTCGCGTGTGCGGAAGGCGACCTCGCGTTCTCCGCCACGAACGAGGACGAGGAGGGCAAGAGCGTCAGGCACCTCCTCCTCACCGTCACCAACACCGGGAACAAGAGGTGCAACGTCTACCACTACCCCTACCTGAAGTTCGCCTATGCCAGGGAAGCCTTCGCCGTGATCAAGGACAGCGAGGATGCGCCCGCCACCCTCGCTCCGGGTGAGAAGGCGTACGCAGCCCTGCTCGCCAACGGCGGCGGCATGGATACGTACGACACGAACACCATCCCCCTCAGCCTCCAGGGCCCCGACCTCGGCAGCAAAGTGAGCGAGCCCAACAACCTCGACCTCCCCGGCCGGGTGGCGTTCGACGACGGTGCCCGCGTCACCTACTGGACAACGGCCCCCGGCCTAGCCCTGCGCTTCATCATGTCGTCCTGA
- a CDS encoding DUF6444 domain-containing protein has translation MVSANSSKPPSSDPLEKKAERSQRERSKERRPGGQKGRVGRALEWRWRPSPTGSSGSTPWSAPAAATTRWRNEVDAGFRAVQVFDIPLIEQQVTELHLARRRCA, from the coding sequence CTGGTTTCAGCCAACAGCAGCAAGCCGCCGTCGTCGGATCCGCTGGAGAAGAAAGCGGAGCGTTCGCAGCGGGAGCGGTCCAAGGAGCGCAGGCCCGGCGGGCAGAAGGGCCGAGTGGGCCGGGCGCTGGAGTGGAGATGGCGGCCGAGCCCGACCGGATCGAGCGGATCGACCCCGTGGAGTGCGCCGGCTGCTGCCACAACTCGCTGGCGGAACGAGGTCGATGCAGGCTTCCGTGCCGTGCAGGTCTTCGACATCCCGCTGATTGAACAGCAGGTCACCGAGTTGCACCTGGCGCGGCGGCGGTGTGCGTGA
- a CDS encoding alpha/beta hydrolase, translated as MGLIGFSAGGHLAGHAALAPTADLRESVQFAVLGYAITSMETETYRPSRIILLGEDASPDLRRETSLDKLVTAQSPPFFLWHTAEDIYVPPEHTYRLAAALAVHEVPHTVHVFAHGPHSLGLAQGAGDAMAWTTFAASWIAEQIDAPARGTANSRR; from the coding sequence ATCGGTCTGATCGGGTTCTCCGCAGGAGGACACCTGGCCGGGCACGCCGCGCTCGCACCGACCGCCGACCTGCGTGAGTCGGTCCAGTTCGCCGTACTCGGGTACGCGATCACGTCGATGGAGACCGAGACCTACCGGCCCTCGCGGATCATCCTGCTCGGCGAGGACGCCTCACCGGACCTGCGGCGTGAGACATCGCTGGACAAGCTCGTGACCGCCCAGTCACCACCGTTCTTCCTGTGGCACACCGCCGAGGACATCTACGTCCCTCCGGAGCACACCTACCGCCTCGCCGCGGCCTTGGCCGTGCACGAGGTCCCGCACACAGTCCATGTCTTCGCGCACGGCCCCCACAGTCTCGGGCTCGCCCAAGGGGCCGGCGACGCGATGGCCTGGACCACGTTCGCAGCCTCCTGGATCGCCGAACAGATCGACGCTCCCGCCAGAGGCACCGCGAACTCGCGCCGCTGA
- a CDS encoding alpha/beta hydrolase — protein MGEFLYALIGEWGLGTPHVLGPDVGTGAALFLAARNPESVASVIVGSGGAAYPLDVSGALADIIAAPDLGLLQDFDARASVGAAVEAGAPKAEEPEVWEDYVSAYEDGRFAESARYVRAYPAELPVLGDLLPSITTPVLVMNAEHDELVPPSNGV, from the coding sequence ATGGGCGAGTTCCTGTACGCCCTGATCGGCGAATGGGGCCTGGGCACCCCGCACGTGCTGGGCCCGGACGTCGGCACCGGCGCGGCGCTGTTCCTGGCCGCCCGCAACCCGGAGTCGGTGGCATCGGTCATTGTCGGCAGCGGTGGGGCGGCGTATCCGCTCGACGTGTCCGGGGCGCTCGCGGACATCATCGCGGCACCGGACCTCGGCCTCCTCCAAGACTTCGACGCCCGTGCGTCGGTCGGCGCGGCGGTGGAAGCGGGGGCGCCAAAGGCCGAGGAGCCCGAAGTGTGGGAGGACTACGTGTCCGCCTACGAGGACGGACGCTTCGCCGAGTCGGCTCGTTACGTCCGCGCGTACCCCGCGGAACTCCCCGTCCTCGGAGACCTGTTGCCGTCGATCACAACGCCGGTGCTGGTGATGAACGCCGAGCACGACGAACTGGTACCGCCGTCCAACGGCGTCTAA
- a CDS encoding DEAD/DEAH box helicase, translating to MAFKRGQTDSVGVPSDPEQLYRLLARGNRGPASVWGHQSKVMEYWHKEFRDKSDVALELPTGAGKTLVGGLIAEYLRRADGRRVAYLCPTRQLAVQTARKLDDYGIPPSLLIGQSKDWDQVDLTRFQAGGSIAVSTYSHVFNARPRIDAADVLILDDAHAAEGYVAKPWSLRIRRRSHESAYKDVLAALSSALDPLLLPHLRSENPGDQYRTGIYLASPAAVAAQANHVESVIRDAVAHRKVSDDAMYAWKFLETHVADCMTYVSYREILIRPLIAPTFQHEAFNSPQQRIYMSATLGAGGELERAFGRPRIHRIPVPAGWDKEGTGRRFFVFPEIAQDLASDPKAVAPFVRRVIEQAGRAVVLTPETRVADKFREHYLPENYRTFTAQQVEDDLAAFTSQPAAALVLTNRYDGVDLPDDDCRLVVFTGLPAKGDLQERFLQETLGADEVLRERIRARIQQGAGRATRNLRDHATVLVLGRSLTSYLARRDIQASMHPEIHAELEVGVDASLGQSSDDVWGNLAIFNDQGPDWQGVEEDIVRNRETYDRQDGPGAAALQKAVRSEVAAANALWSKDHQFALASIKSVTDQLRNAQTPKRYSSLWSYLGFCVAHRLAEATGETQFQQAAASYFSEARRNSLGTTWFDRVAPVAAPLGRGGRARSDGRSSHEHHPGCEGPVEP from the coding sequence GTGGCATTCAAGCGAGGGCAGACGGACTCGGTTGGTGTTCCGAGCGATCCGGAGCAGTTGTACCGGCTGCTGGCACGGGGGAACCGTGGGCCGGCGTCTGTCTGGGGGCACCAGTCGAAGGTCATGGAGTACTGGCACAAGGAGTTCCGCGACAAAAGTGACGTCGCACTTGAGCTACCGACCGGTGCGGGCAAGACCCTAGTCGGCGGTCTGATCGCCGAGTATCTGCGACGGGCGGACGGGCGACGAGTCGCATACCTGTGCCCCACGCGGCAGCTCGCTGTGCAGACGGCCCGGAAGCTGGACGACTACGGTATCCCGCCGTCGCTTCTCATCGGCCAGTCGAAGGACTGGGACCAAGTCGACCTCACGCGCTTTCAGGCCGGGGGCTCGATCGCCGTCAGTACGTACAGCCACGTCTTCAACGCGCGGCCGAGGATCGATGCAGCCGATGTCCTGATCCTTGACGATGCCCATGCGGCCGAGGGCTACGTCGCCAAGCCCTGGAGCCTGCGGATCCGCCGACGCTCCCACGAGAGTGCGTACAAGGATGTGCTCGCCGCCCTGAGCTCCGCCCTGGACCCCCTCCTGCTACCGCACCTGCGGTCCGAGAATCCCGGGGACCAGTACCGCACGGGGATCTACCTCGCCTCTCCCGCGGCCGTTGCTGCCCAGGCCAACCACGTGGAGTCGGTCATCCGAGACGCTGTTGCTCACCGCAAGGTCAGCGACGACGCCATGTACGCCTGGAAGTTTCTCGAGACCCACGTGGCCGACTGCATGACGTACGTGTCGTACCGCGAGATCCTCATCCGCCCACTCATCGCCCCTACCTTCCAGCACGAGGCATTCAACAGTCCGCAGCAGCGCATCTACATGAGCGCCACATTGGGGGCCGGCGGAGAGCTCGAGCGCGCATTCGGGCGGCCTAGGATCCATCGCATTCCTGTGCCCGCAGGGTGGGACAAGGAAGGCACCGGGCGGAGGTTCTTCGTCTTCCCGGAGATCGCCCAGGACCTGGCCTCGGATCCGAAGGCAGTCGCGCCGTTCGTTCGGCGAGTCATCGAGCAGGCGGGACGTGCAGTCGTACTGACCCCCGAGACCCGAGTGGCCGACAAGTTCCGCGAGCACTACCTGCCGGAGAACTATCGCACCTTCACCGCACAGCAGGTCGAGGACGATCTCGCTGCCTTCACCTCACAGCCTGCAGCCGCACTGGTTCTGACGAACCGCTACGACGGAGTAGACCTCCCGGACGACGACTGCCGACTGGTGGTGTTCACTGGTCTGCCGGCCAAGGGGGACCTTCAGGAGCGCTTCCTCCAAGAGACCCTCGGCGCCGACGAAGTGCTCCGCGAACGCATCCGTGCGCGCATCCAGCAGGGTGCTGGCCGGGCGACACGCAACCTTCGCGATCACGCTACCGTTCTGGTTCTCGGCCGCAGCCTGACGTCCTATCTGGCCCGCAGGGACATTCAGGCATCGATGCACCCCGAAATCCACGCTGAGCTGGAAGTCGGAGTCGATGCATCACTCGGCCAGTCCTCGGACGACGTGTGGGGCAACCTGGCGATCTTCAACGACCAGGGCCCTGACTGGCAGGGAGTCGAGGAGGACATCGTCCGAAATCGGGAAACCTATGACCGGCAGGACGGGCCTGGTGCCGCAGCGCTCCAGAAAGCCGTCCGTAGCGAGGTCGCGGCTGCCAACGCGCTCTGGTCCAAGGACCACCAGTTCGCACTCGCCTCGATCAAGAGCGTGACCGACCAACTGCGCAATGCTCAAACGCCGAAGCGGTACAGCTCGCTGTGGAGCTACCTTGGTTTCTGCGTGGCCCATCGTCTGGCCGAGGCCACCGGAGAGACGCAGTTCCAGCAAGCCGCAGCCAGCTATTTCAGCGAAGCGCGACGGAACAGCCTTGGCACAACGTGGTTTGATCGCGTTGCCCCAGTCGCCGCCCCTCTCGGCCGCGGTGGAAGAGCTCGATCCGACGGACGAAGCAGCCATGAACACCATCCTGGCTGCGAAGGACCTGTGGAGCCCTGA
- a CDS encoding SigE family RNA polymerase sigma factor, with protein sequence MTEDEFDAFYASAFPRVVGQVYSFTGDHGQAQDVVQEAFIRAWDRRGDFLATEAPEAWIRTVAMRLAVSHWRRARRWLELIRHTPLPGHAPGPDPEHVALVAALRQLPEPQRLAIVLHHLCDLSVEQVASETGAPTGTVKARLSRGRAALAKLLPANEVGVAGGSSEKKEDDRG encoded by the coding sequence ATGACGGAGGACGAGTTCGACGCGTTCTACGCGTCGGCGTTCCCGCGGGTCGTCGGCCAGGTGTACTCCTTCACCGGTGACCACGGCCAGGCCCAGGACGTTGTCCAAGAGGCCTTCATACGTGCCTGGGACCGGCGTGGTGACTTCCTTGCCACCGAGGCCCCGGAAGCCTGGATCCGCACCGTCGCGATGCGTCTCGCGGTCAGCCACTGGCGGCGGGCGCGGCGGTGGCTGGAGCTGATACGCCACACCCCGCTGCCCGGTCACGCCCCCGGCCCCGACCCCGAGCACGTCGCCCTTGTCGCGGCGCTGCGACAGCTTCCGGAGCCCCAGCGCCTGGCGATCGTGCTGCACCACCTGTGTGACCTCAGCGTGGAGCAGGTAGCCTCCGAGACCGGTGCCCCGACCGGTACGGTCAAGGCCCGCCTTTCCCGCGGCCGTGCAGCCCTCGCCAAGCTGCTGCCGGCGAACGAGGTCGGCGTGGCGGGCGGGAGTAGCGAGAAGAAGGAGGATGACCGTGGCTGA
- a CDS encoding alpha/beta fold hydrolase: MTSAALTGSALRTRTVDGLAIRHVDTGEQPGPTLLMTSPWPESLLAFRRIWPRLAPLGRLVAVDLP; encoded by the coding sequence ATGACCAGCGCAGCGCTGACCGGGAGCGCCCTGCGGACGCGAACCGTCGACGGCCTGGCGATCCGCCACGTGGACACCGGCGAACAGCCGGGGCCGACGCTCCTCATGACGAGCCCGTGGCCGGAGAGCCTCCTCGCGTTCCGCCGCATCTGGCCGCGCCTGGCGCCACTGGGCCGGCTGGTGGCCGTCGACCTGCCCTGA
- a CDS encoding HD domain-containing protein: protein MDTEASLLPALPDTPVARAAVELVRSCESEPVANHSIRSYVFAALLAEHEGLKPGIDFDAELLFHACVLHDLGASPSAPGQARFEVEGADLAARFLTEHGYGADKTDPVWEAIALHTSDGIAERRGVLSYLTRRGIGVDIGFGTEFVTDAQGEALHGRYPRLDMATVLVDDVVRQAARSPHAGARYTVPGEFLRERGEPGAVTALELAARASRWGS, encoded by the coding sequence ATGGACACTGAAGCCAGCCTCCTGCCCGCGCTCCCGGACACTCCCGTCGCCCGTGCCGCAGTCGAGCTCGTCCGGTCGTGTGAGAGCGAGCCGGTCGCCAACCACAGCATCCGCAGCTACGTCTTCGCCGCGCTGCTGGCCGAACACGAAGGGCTCAAGCCCGGCATCGACTTCGACGCCGAACTCCTCTTCCACGCCTGCGTCCTGCACGACCTCGGGGCCTCGCCGTCGGCCCCGGGCCAGGCGCGATTCGAGGTCGAAGGCGCCGACCTGGCAGCCCGGTTCCTCACCGAGCACGGCTACGGCGCGGACAAGACCGACCCGGTGTGGGAGGCGATCGCCCTGCACACCTCGGACGGCATCGCGGAGCGCCGTGGCGTGCTGTCCTACCTCACCCGCCGGGGCATCGGAGTCGACATCGGCTTCGGAACCGAGTTCGTCACCGACGCCCAGGGCGAGGCGCTCCACGGCCGCTACCCGCGGCTGGACATGGCCACCGTGCTGGTCGACGACGTCGTGCGGCAGGCCGCCCGCTCCCCGCATGCCGGCGCCCGCTACACCGTCCCCGGCGAATTCCTCCGCGAGCGCGGCGAACCCGGCGCCGTCACCGCCCTCGAACTCGCCGCGCGGGCCTCCCGCTGGGGCTCCTGA
- a CDS encoding ImmA/IrrE family metallo-endopeptidase, which yields MEAHEDLVAVPAMLALARESRGMTQADLAVAMSRLDGASRVSQGYVSRAEAGRLQVKDDRLALYAEALGYTPEMLCRTTDTHGVGVGLVHHRKRASMGATSLRRIHATLMLTRLQVESLTAPLTDLGNHRFRHIDIDDLDTPEDAAAALREEWGIGRGPIDDLVSVIEGAGASVVIRDLGTADLDAVSQWQAGSPPLFLLNSTAPGDRFRFSLAHELGHVVMHTEPGEGRLQEQQADRFAAEFLMPHDAIFPELKPGVDLQRLMELKTRWGVSMAALIRRALSSGSSASGSTATSWSRCRRSATEPSSPSPFSARPRATSLGS from the coding sequence ATGGAAGCTCACGAGGACCTGGTAGCCGTACCCGCCATGCTTGCGCTGGCTCGCGAATCCCGAGGGATGACGCAAGCAGACCTCGCAGTCGCGATGTCGCGGCTTGACGGTGCCAGCCGGGTCTCCCAGGGCTATGTGAGCCGAGCCGAAGCCGGCCGCCTACAGGTGAAGGACGATCGCCTCGCCCTGTACGCAGAAGCTCTCGGATACACACCTGAAATGCTATGCCGCACCACTGACACTCACGGCGTAGGCGTTGGCTTGGTCCACCACCGGAAGCGCGCCTCGATGGGGGCCACGAGCCTCCGCCGCATCCACGCGACACTGATGTTGACCCGCCTGCAAGTCGAGTCACTCACAGCGCCGCTGACCGACCTCGGCAACCACCGCTTCCGGCATATCGACATCGACGACCTGGATACCCCCGAGGATGCGGCTGCCGCACTGCGTGAAGAGTGGGGCATCGGCCGCGGGCCCATCGACGACCTCGTGTCGGTGATAGAGGGCGCCGGCGCGTCGGTGGTCATCCGGGACTTGGGAACAGCGGATCTGGACGCCGTCAGCCAGTGGCAGGCCGGTAGCCCACCGCTTTTCCTACTCAACTCGACCGCGCCAGGTGACCGCTTCCGCTTCAGCCTGGCGCACGAGCTAGGGCATGTCGTGATGCACACCGAACCCGGGGAAGGGCGCCTTCAGGAACAGCAGGCCGACCGCTTCGCGGCCGAGTTCCTCATGCCTCACGACGCGATCTTCCCCGAGCTCAAGCCGGGCGTTGACTTGCAGCGACTCATGGAGCTCAAGACCAGGTGGGGCGTCTCGATGGCAGCGCTCATCAGGCGAGCGCTCTCCTCGGGGTCGTCAGCGAGTGGCAGTACCGCAACCTCATGGTCGAGATGTCGGCGCTCGGCTACCGAACCGTCGAGCCCGTCACCGTTCAGCGCGAGACCCCGCGCCACATCGCTCGGGTCGTAA
- a CDS encoding ATP-dependent nuclease, giving the protein MRLRHLSLSNFRGVREFSVSDIDSLPFVVLTGQNSTGKSSILEALAFLMHAARLGPEPIGGNGPEARIEASFTLSDRELEAVDLACREKMGRPAKTGSAFTREVTLRWGERPKFAGSAELKTMLSPEFKAMHEFADITFVEPGKIFNLRNNPTIGLGIPFDPLATVSAHAGFNDPTADTEGYLASLDYQSMLAKREGREGEDGFAEISSKFQEITGQIVLRPSSSMAAGSSHISVALPSGHRHGLSGLSSGHRAALGLLCLGHRMKRTGGMILLDEPELHLHPSGQVAAINALRDPTSAAQVMIVTHSPHIVATLPPRSLIEVRPSSVEGNQAHRPTGPYGTVTAVGRTAADEMLKEFQLVVEGDYDEDDLFLLFPNEMSRAKLVKAGSSSEVMGYHRSLAASANRLPWLCLRDRDLMTADEMHRLTSDYPNLHIWPRRALESMLLHPL; this is encoded by the coding sequence GTGCGACTTCGACACTTGTCCCTGTCTAACTTTCGCGGCGTTAGGGAGTTCTCTGTCTCAGATATCGACTCCCTCCCATTCGTCGTATTGACGGGCCAGAACTCGACAGGTAAGTCCTCGATCCTGGAAGCGCTGGCGTTCCTTATGCACGCCGCCCGCCTAGGCCCAGAGCCCATCGGCGGCAACGGCCCCGAGGCGCGGATCGAGGCATCTTTTACCCTGAGCGACCGAGAGCTCGAAGCGGTCGACCTCGCCTGCCGGGAGAAGATGGGGCGTCCGGCAAAAACTGGGAGCGCGTTCACTCGCGAGGTCACTCTTCGCTGGGGTGAGCGGCCGAAATTCGCTGGGTCAGCCGAGCTGAAGACCATGCTTTCCCCCGAGTTTAAGGCAATGCACGAATTTGCCGATATAACTTTCGTCGAGCCCGGCAAGATATTCAATCTGAGAAACAACCCGACCATCGGCCTTGGAATTCCTTTCGATCCGCTTGCAACCGTAAGCGCTCATGCCGGGTTCAATGACCCCACCGCGGATACCGAGGGATATCTCGCCTCGCTCGACTACCAGTCCATGCTGGCCAAAAGGGAAGGTCGAGAGGGCGAGGACGGGTTTGCCGAGATTTCATCAAAATTCCAGGAGATTACCGGCCAAATTGTCCTGCGCCCTTCATCGAGCATGGCGGCCGGATCCAGCCACATTTCTGTCGCCCTTCCTAGCGGACACCGTCACGGGTTGAGCGGGCTCTCCAGCGGTCACCGGGCAGCCCTGGGGCTGCTCTGCCTGGGTCACCGCATGAAGAGGACGGGCGGGATGATCCTGCTCGACGAACCCGAGCTTCACCTTCACCCCTCGGGGCAAGTTGCCGCGATCAACGCCCTTCGAGACCCGACGTCCGCCGCTCAGGTCATGATCGTTACGCACTCTCCCCATATCGTCGCAACCCTGCCCCCTCGCTCCCTCATTGAGGTGCGCCCCAGTTCGGTCGAGGGGAATCAGGCTCATCGCCCCACGGGCCCTTACGGGACTGTCACAGCTGTCGGCCGGACTGCGGCAGACGAAATGCTGAAAGAGTTTCAACTCGTAGTCGAGGGTGACTATGACGAGGATGACCTCTTCTTGCTGTTCCCTAACGAAATGAGTCGCGCCAAACTCGTAAAGGCTGGCAGCTCCAGCGAGGTTATGGGGTATCACCGGTCGCTGGCGGCGAGCGCAAACCGGCTGCCGTGGCTCTGCCTCCGTGATCGCGACCTGATGACGGCAGACGAGATGCATCGCCTAACCTCGGATTATCCAAATCTCCATATTTGGCCGCGTCGGGCGCTGGAAAGCATGCTCCTGCACCCCCTCTAA
- a CDS encoding GlxA family transcriptional regulator, whose amino-acid sequence MTNRAAGGAHHVVVVAPENVLALDIGIPMQVFGSWRDGPYTLTVCAERPGPVPMYGGPALSVAHGLDALASADTVIVPGYLEPDGLEPDLPGAEMTAALAGAAARGARMASICTGAFALAAAGLLDGRRATTHWLYAQALARRYPRVTVVPEDLYIDEGQVLTSGGVSSGLDLCLHLIRRDHGPRLANQQARLLVAAPHRTGGQAPFIDLPVRPEPSDSPALYDWALRNLHQPLTVDQLALQAGMSRRTLIRRFHTDTGLPPMRWLLDARLARARELLESGDLTVEAVARHCGLGTPANFRTLFKAHVGVPPSVYRETFVG is encoded by the coding sequence ATGACGAATCGGGCAGCAGGCGGGGCACACCACGTTGTCGTGGTGGCCCCGGAAAACGTCCTCGCGCTGGACATCGGGATCCCGATGCAGGTCTTCGGGAGCTGGCGGGACGGCCCGTACACGCTCACGGTCTGCGCGGAGCGGCCCGGCCCCGTCCCTATGTACGGCGGCCCTGCGCTGTCCGTAGCGCACGGTCTGGACGCCCTGGCATCCGCCGACACCGTGATCGTCCCGGGCTACCTGGAGCCGGACGGGCTGGAGCCGGACCTGCCCGGCGCTGAGATGACCGCCGCACTGGCGGGGGCGGCAGCCCGCGGCGCCCGCATGGCGTCCATCTGTACCGGCGCGTTCGCCCTCGCCGCCGCCGGTCTGCTCGACGGCCGCCGGGCAACCACGCACTGGCTGTACGCGCAGGCGCTGGCCAGGCGGTACCCGCGGGTGACGGTCGTGCCCGAGGATCTGTACATCGACGAGGGCCAGGTGCTCACATCAGGCGGAGTCTCCTCCGGCCTGGACCTGTGCCTCCACCTCATCCGCCGCGACCACGGCCCCCGCCTGGCGAACCAGCAGGCCCGCCTGCTGGTGGCCGCCCCGCACCGCACCGGCGGCCAGGCCCCGTTCATCGACCTGCCGGTGCGACCCGAGCCCTCCGACAGCCCTGCACTCTACGACTGGGCCCTGCGCAACCTGCACCAGCCGCTCACCGTCGACCAGCTGGCGCTCCAGGCCGGCATGTCCCGCCGAACCCTGATCCGCCGCTTCCACACCGACACCGGACTGCCGCCCATGCGCTGGCTGCTCGACGCCCGGCTCGCCCGCGCACGCGAACTCCTCGAATCCGGCGACCTCACGGTCGAAGCCGTCGCACGCCACTGCGGCCTGGGCACCCCGGCCAACTTCCGGACGCTGTTCAAGGCACACGTCGGAGTGCCGCCCAGTGTCTACCGCGAGACGTTCGTCGGCTGA
- a CDS encoding NUDIX hydrolase — translation MTITADHIRTTLAAYLEQHPEAKLELDVVLGILEDGDDLTSRKTAPGHVTASAVLVRPDGHILHIHHNAIGKWLLPGGHLEPADSTLLQAAGRELTEETGIPPHLITPHGETPLHIDVHPIDANPAKDEPAHQHFDFRFLFRTTADIGELQTEEVSDAAWRELDTISDPNLRRHIADALLSADSDAAMTGQLPLAEPWPIAGE, via the coding sequence ATGACCATCACGGCAGACCACATCCGCACCACCCTGGCCGCCTACCTCGAACAGCACCCCGAGGCCAAGCTCGAACTCGACGTGGTCCTTGGCATCCTCGAAGACGGCGACGACCTCACCAGCCGCAAGACCGCCCCGGGACATGTCACCGCCAGCGCGGTCCTCGTCCGCCCGGACGGCCACATCCTGCACATCCACCACAACGCCATCGGCAAGTGGCTCCTGCCGGGCGGCCACCTCGAACCGGCCGACAGCACCCTCCTTCAGGCCGCGGGCCGCGAGCTCACCGAGGAGACCGGTATCCCGCCCCACCTCATCACCCCACACGGCGAGACCCCGCTCCACATCGATGTCCACCCCATCGACGCCAACCCCGCTAAGGACGAGCCCGCCCACCAGCACTTCGACTTCCGGTTCCTCTTCCGCACCACCGCCGACATCGGCGAACTCCAGACCGAAGAGGTCTCCGACGCCGCCTGGCGCGAGCTGGACACCATCAGCGACCCGAACCTGCGAAGGCACATCGCCGACGCCCTCCTCAGCGCCGACAGCGACGCCGCGATGACCGGCCAGCTCCCCCTCGCCGAGCCCTGGCCCATCGCAGGCGAGTGA
- a CDS encoding DUF4232 domain-containing protein: MTRGNKVTSKAAVVAALGALLLAGTACESSGADGSDDFKPSDRPSATRSPKAGETASAKPGGGSANTGGEASSSNSAAVVACAEGDLAFSATNEDEEGKSVRHLLLTVTNTGNKRCNVYHYPYLKFAYAREAFAVIKDSEDAPATLAPGEKAYAALLANGGGMDTYDTNTIPLSLQGPDLGSKVSEPINLDLPGRVAFDDGARVTYWTTAPGLALRFIMSS, from the coding sequence TTGACCAGGGGAAACAAGGTAACCAGCAAGGCGGCGGTCGTGGCCGCTCTGGGTGCGCTGCTGCTGGCGGGCACGGCATGCGAGTCGAGCGGGGCCGATGGATCGGACGACTTCAAGCCCTCGGACCGGCCGAGCGCGACGCGCTCGCCGAAGGCGGGTGAGACGGCTTCGGCGAAGCCGGGCGGCGGTTCGGCAAACACCGGTGGCGAGGCGAGTAGCAGCAACAGCGCCGCCGTTGTCGCGTGTGCGGAAGGCGACCTCGCGTTCTCCGCCACGAACGAGGACGAGGAGGGCAAGAGCGTCAGGCACCTCCTCCTCACCGTCACCAACACCGGGAACAAGAGGTGCAACGTCTACCACTACCCCTACCTGAAGTTCGCCTATGCCAGGGAAGCCTTTGCCGTGATCAAGGACAGCGAGGATGCGCCCGCCACCCTCGCTCCGGGTGAGAAGGCGTACGCAGCCCTGCTCGCCAACGGCGGCGGCATGGATACGTACGACACGAACACCATCCCCCTCAGCCTCCAGGGCCCCGACCTCGGCAGCAAAGTGAGCGAGCCGATCAACCTCGACCTGCCCGGCCGGGTGGCGTTCGACGACGGTGCCCGCGTCACCTACTGGACAACGGCCCCCGGCCTTGCCCTGCGCTTCATCATGTCGTCCTGA
- a CDS encoding DUF6221 family protein, which produces MAFVHARLDEDEQGTSGDGTSWRHHPPRSGTVIDDHDEPVVHAQRDIATHLATWDPPHIWGNLESRRLVVDLYEAADSNARTVLRDAVRALAMAYRDHSDFDPSWLLREW; this is translated from the coding sequence GTGGCATTCGTACATGCCCGTCTCGACGAGGACGAGCAGGGCACCAGCGGCGACGGAACCTCGTGGCGGCATCACCCGCCCCGCAGCGGTACCGTCATCGACGATCATGACGAGCCCGTGGTCCACGCCCAACGGGACATCGCCACGCACCTGGCCACTTGGGACCCGCCGCACATCTGGGGCAATCTCGAGTCCCGTCGTCTGGTGGTGGACCTATATGAGGCCGCCGACAGCAACGCAAGGACAGTCCTGCGCGACGCGGTCAGAGCGCTCGCGATGGCCTACCGGGACCATTCCGACTTCGATCCGTCCTGGCTGCTGCGGGAGTGGTGA